A portion of the Streptomyces sp. YPW6 genome contains these proteins:
- a CDS encoding MFS transporter, with translation MGSADGPTADEPGGGTRKTRDTAVAERRFRFLVAGYGVSSYGTFLNMVALNLFVYETTGRALAMGLFMAVRLASGFVAGLVAGGLLARFSAKSIMLWANVAQGAVMLVLILTPESLVTGALTAVSVVIGACGTLFMVALRSSIPEMVGEDRRGWANSLSITGRSLAMVAGFASAGVVVSLVGYTAAFLLDMATFVICAVTVALLPIAGGRGAEGAAGSGASAATESGKSGKSEKGGPRWRPVAFLALAAAPGLGLMVALRGVDAFGSSSHNAALPVYSTSLDAANPAVFVSAFWCVWALGNIGAQQVIQRYTRRTGRTVGALGFGYGTVVMSAAFIAAFAGFPLAVTAVIALIAGAADGLTEVAYTSHLQTLPATLRGHAFGLSATFENLGFGVGMILVAAALDRFSPPAVVGWSHGAAIVVAVVFLLRVAALRRAEPAGPMGRAGGAERAGLRKEEAVEGRPDRGDRDGAEVSRG, from the coding sequence ATCGGGAGTGCGGACGGACCGACGGCGGACGAGCCGGGCGGCGGAACTCGAAAGACCCGGGACACCGCGGTCGCGGAGCGCCGTTTTCGATTCCTGGTGGCCGGATACGGGGTGTCTTCCTACGGCACTTTCCTGAATATGGTCGCGCTCAATCTCTTCGTCTACGAGACGACGGGCCGGGCGTTGGCCATGGGGCTGTTCATGGCGGTGCGACTGGCCTCCGGGTTCGTCGCCGGTCTGGTCGCCGGCGGACTGCTCGCCCGTTTCAGCGCGAAAAGCATCATGCTGTGGGCGAATGTCGCCCAGGGCGCTGTGATGCTGGTGCTCATCCTGACGCCGGAGTCCCTGGTGACCGGGGCGTTGACGGCCGTCTCGGTGGTGATCGGGGCGTGCGGGACGCTGTTCATGGTCGCGTTGCGCAGCTCGATCCCGGAGATGGTCGGGGAGGACCGCAGGGGATGGGCCAACTCGCTCTCGATCACCGGGCGTTCGCTGGCCATGGTGGCGGGGTTCGCCTCGGCCGGCGTGGTGGTGTCCCTCGTGGGGTACACCGCCGCCTTCCTGCTCGACATGGCGACGTTCGTGATCTGCGCGGTGACGGTGGCCCTGCTGCCGATCGCGGGCGGCAGGGGGGCGGAGGGCGCGGCCGGGTCCGGCGCCTCCGCTGCCACGGAGAGCGGGAAGTCCGGGAAGTCCGAGAAGGGCGGGCCGCGGTGGCGGCCGGTCGCCTTCCTGGCGCTCGCCGCCGCTCCCGGTCTCGGCCTGATGGTGGCCCTGCGCGGGGTCGACGCGTTCGGCTCCTCGTCCCACAACGCGGCGCTGCCGGTCTACTCGACCTCGCTGGACGCAGCAAACCCGGCGGTGTTCGTCAGCGCGTTCTGGTGTGTGTGGGCGCTCGGCAACATCGGTGCCCAGCAGGTGATCCAGCGGTACACCCGGCGCACCGGGCGGACCGTGGGCGCGCTCGGATTCGGCTACGGCACGGTGGTGATGTCGGCGGCGTTCATCGCGGCGTTCGCCGGGTTCCCGCTGGCGGTGACGGCGGTGATCGCGCTGATCGCGGGGGCCGCGGACGGTCTCACCGAGGTCGCCTACACCTCGCACCTCCAAACACTTCCGGCCACGTTGCGCGGTCACGCCTTCGGTCTTTCGGCCACTTTCGAGAACCTCGGTTTCGGGGTCGGCATGATCCTGGTGGCGGCGGCCCTCGACCGGTTCTCCCCGCCGGCCGTGGTGGGCTGGTCCCACGGCGCCGCCATCGTCGTCGCCGTGGTGTTCCTGCTGCGGGTGGCGGCGCTGCGACGGGCGGAGCCCGCGGGTCCGATGGGGCGTGCGGGCGGGGCGGAGCGAGCGGGGCTGCGAAAGGAAGAAGCCGTTGAGGGACGACCGGATCGCGGTGATCGGGACGGCGCTGAGGTTTCCCGGGGCTGA
- the xseA gene encoding exodeoxyribonuclease VII large subunit gives MALNTSAEAPLPVGEVSRLIGGWIDRLGAVWVEGQITQLSRRPGAGVVFLTLRDPSHDISVSVTCFRQVFDRIADVVTEGARVVVLAKPEWYAPRGQLSLRATDIRPVGIGELLVRLEQLKKSLAAEGLFALDRKKPLPFLPQLIGLVCGRASAAERDVLENARRRWPAVRFEVRNTAVQGVNAVAQVVQAVEELDALDEVDVIVVARGGGSVEDLLPFSDEQLIRAVAACRTPVVSAIGHEPDSPLLDLVADLRASTPTDAAKKVVPDVGEELERVQQLRDRALRTVRGLLEREERGLAHAMGRPAMERPQRLVDEREAEVDALLGRSRRVLGHLLDRADSELSHTLARVVSLSPAATLERGYAVLQRPDGHVVRSPDEAGAPGEPLRARVAEGEFTVRVDGGG, from the coding sequence ATGGCTCTCAACACGTCCGCGGAAGCGCCGCTGCCCGTCGGCGAGGTGTCCCGGCTCATCGGGGGGTGGATCGACCGGCTCGGCGCCGTCTGGGTGGAGGGGCAGATCACCCAGCTGTCGCGGCGGCCGGGGGCCGGGGTCGTCTTCCTGACGCTGCGCGATCCGTCCCACGACATCTCGGTGAGCGTCACCTGTTTCCGGCAGGTCTTCGACCGTATCGCCGATGTGGTGACGGAAGGGGCGCGCGTCGTCGTCCTGGCCAAGCCCGAGTGGTACGCGCCCCGGGGGCAGCTGTCCCTGCGGGCCACCGACATCCGGCCGGTCGGCATCGGTGAGCTGCTCGTACGCCTGGAGCAGCTCAAGAAGTCGCTCGCCGCCGAGGGGCTCTTCGCGCTGGACCGGAAGAAGCCGCTCCCCTTCCTCCCCCAGCTCATCGGGCTCGTCTGCGGGCGGGCCTCCGCCGCGGAGCGGGATGTCCTGGAGAACGCCCGCCGCCGCTGGCCCGCCGTGCGCTTCGAGGTCCGCAACACCGCCGTGCAGGGGGTGAACGCGGTCGCCCAGGTGGTGCAGGCGGTCGAGGAACTGGACGCGCTGGACGAGGTCGACGTGATCGTGGTGGCCCGGGGCGGCGGCAGCGTCGAGGACCTGCTGCCGTTCTCCGACGAGCAGTTGATCCGGGCCGTGGCCGCCTGCCGTACGCCGGTGGTCTCCGCGATCGGCCACGAACCGGACTCGCCGCTGCTGGACCTGGTCGCCGATCTCCGTGCCTCCACACCCACGGACGCGGCCAAGAAGGTCGTGCCGGACGTGGGCGAGGAGCTGGAGCGCGTCCAGCAGTTGCGGGACCGGGCGCTGCGGACGGTGCGGGGGCTGCTGGAGCGTGAGGAGCGGGGGCTCGCGCACGCGATGGGCCGTCCCGCCATGGAGCGGCCCCAGCGGCTGGTGGACGAACGCGAGGCCGAGGTGGACGCGCTCCTCGGGCGCAGCCGCCGGGTGCTGGGCCATCTGCTGGACCGGGCCGACTCCGAGCTGTCGCACACGCTCGCCCGGGTCGTCTCGCTGTCGCCGGCCGCGACCCTGGAGCGGGGTTACGCGGTGCTCCAGCGGCCCGACGGCCATGTGGTGCGCTCCCCCGACGAGGCCGGGGCGCCCGGCGAGCCGCTGCGGGCGCGGGTGGCGGAGGGCGAGTTCACGGTGCGGGTGGACGGGGGCGGATGA
- a CDS encoding exodeoxyribonuclease VII small subunit: protein MTDDGTAAAAATGTLGYEQARDELIEVVRRLEAGGTTLEESLALWERGEELAKICRHWLEGARARLDAALARPRDGEDEA from the coding sequence ATGACGGACGACGGTACGGCGGCGGCTGCCGCCACGGGCACGCTCGGGTACGAGCAGGCGCGCGACGAGCTGATCGAGGTCGTACGCCGGCTGGAGGCGGGCGGCACGACGCTGGAGGAGTCGCTGGCCCTGTGGGAGCGGGGCGAGGAGCTGGCGAAGATCTGCCGGCACTGGCTGGAGGGCGCCCGCGCCCGGCTGGACGCGGCCCTGGCCCGTCCCCGTGACGGCGAGGACGAGGCCTGA
- a CDS encoding fumarate hydratase, which produces MAVMAEFAYSDLLPLGEDTTPYRLVTAEGVSTFEADGRTFLKVEPEALRTLAAEAMHDISHYLRPAHLAQLRRIVDDPEASSNDKFVALDLLKNANIAAAGVLPMCQDTGTAIVMGKRGQNVLTEGGDEEALSHGIYDAYTKLNLRYSQMAPLTMWDEKNTGSNLPAQIELYATDGGAYKFLFMAKGGGSANKSFLYQETKAVLNEASMMKFLEEKIRSLGTAACPPYHLAIVVGGTSAEFALKTAKYASAHYLDELPAEGSPTGHGFRDKELEEKVFELTQKIGIGAQFGGKYFCHDVRVVRLPRHGASLPVAIAVSCSADRQATAKITAEGVFLEQLEKDPARFLPDTTDEHLDESGDVVRIDLNRPMDEVLAELTKYPVKTRLSLTGPLVVARDIAHAKIKERLDAGEEMPQYLKDHPVYYAGPAKTPEGYASGSFGPTTAGRMDSYVEQFQAAGGSKVMLAKGNRSKQVTDACGSHGGFYLGSIGGPAARLAQDCIKKVEVVEYEELGMEAVWRIEVEDFPAFIVVDDKGNDFFTEPAPAPTFTSIPVRGPGLA; this is translated from the coding sequence ATGGCCGTCATGGCAGAGTTTGCGTACTCCGATCTGCTCCCCCTGGGGGAGGACACCACGCCGTACCGTCTGGTGACCGCCGAGGGCGTCTCCACCTTCGAGGCCGACGGACGCACGTTCCTCAAGGTCGAGCCGGAGGCGCTGCGTACGCTCGCCGCCGAGGCCATGCACGACATCTCGCACTACCTGCGCCCCGCCCACCTGGCGCAGCTGCGGCGGATCGTCGACGACCCGGAGGCGTCCTCCAACGACAAGTTCGTGGCGCTGGACCTCCTGAAGAACGCCAACATCGCCGCCGCGGGCGTCCTGCCGATGTGCCAGGACACCGGGACGGCGATCGTCATGGGCAAGCGCGGGCAGAACGTGCTGACCGAGGGCGGCGACGAGGAGGCGCTGTCGCACGGCATCTACGACGCGTACACCAAGCTCAACCTGCGCTACTCGCAGATGGCCCCGCTGACCATGTGGGACGAGAAGAACACCGGCTCCAACCTCCCGGCCCAGATCGAGCTGTACGCCACCGACGGCGGCGCGTACAAGTTCCTGTTCATGGCGAAGGGCGGCGGCTCGGCCAACAAGTCGTTCCTCTACCAGGAGACGAAGGCCGTCCTGAACGAGGCCTCCATGATGAAGTTCCTGGAGGAGAAGATCCGTTCGCTGGGTACGGCGGCCTGCCCGCCGTACCACCTGGCGATCGTGGTCGGCGGCACGTCGGCGGAGTTCGCGCTGAAGACCGCCAAGTACGCCTCCGCGCACTACCTGGACGAGCTGCCCGCCGAGGGCTCCCCCACCGGGCACGGCTTCCGCGACAAGGAGCTGGAGGAGAAGGTCTTCGAGCTGACGCAGAAGATCGGGATCGGCGCGCAGTTCGGCGGCAAGTACTTCTGCCACGACGTGCGCGTGGTGCGGCTGCCCCGGCACGGCGCCTCGCTCCCCGTCGCGATCGCCGTGTCCTGCTCGGCGGACCGCCAGGCCACCGCGAAGATCACCGCGGAGGGCGTCTTCCTGGAGCAGCTGGAGAAGGACCCGGCGCGCTTCCTGCCCGACACCACCGACGAGCACCTGGACGAGTCCGGTGACGTCGTGAGGATCGACCTCAACCGGCCGATGGACGAGGTGCTGGCCGAGCTGACGAAGTACCCCGTCAAGACCCGGCTCTCGCTGACCGGCCCGCTGGTCGTGGCCCGTGACATCGCGCACGCCAAGATCAAGGAACGCCTGGACGCGGGCGAGGAGATGCCGCAGTACCTGAAGGACCACCCGGTGTACTACGCGGGCCCGGCGAAGACGCCCGAGGGGTACGCCTCCGGCTCCTTCGGCCCGACGACGGCCGGCCGGATGGACAGCTACGTGGAGCAGTTCCAGGCGGCGGGCGGCTCGAAGGTGATGCTCGCCAAGGGCAACCGCAGCAAGCAGGTCACCGACGCCTGCGGCTCCCACGGCGGCTTCTACCTCGGCTCGATCGGCGGCCCGGCGGCCCGGCTCGCCCAGGACTGCATCAAGAAGGTCGAGGTCGTCGAGTACGAGGAGCTCGGCATGGAGGCGGTCTGGAGGATCGAGGTGGAGGACTTCCCCGCGTTCATCGTCGTCGACGACAAGGGCAACGACTTCTTCACCGAGCCCGCCCCGGCTCCGACGTTCACCAGCATTCCGGTGCGGGGGCCGGGTCTGGCCTGA
- a CDS encoding malonic semialdehyde reductase, whose product MSLVLDPAAQDLLFREARTANTFTDEPVTDEQVQAIYDLVKFGPTAFNQSPLRVVLVRSAEGRERLVQHMAEGNRPKTATAPLVAILAADNEFHEELPALLPHFPQAKDLFFTERPVRESAAGLNAALQAAYFIIGVRAAGLAAGPMTGYDAAGIQKEFLDADHTPLMVVNIGKPGEDAWFPRSPRLSFDEVVTTV is encoded by the coding sequence ATGTCCCTCGTTCTCGACCCCGCCGCCCAGGACCTCCTCTTCCGCGAGGCCCGCACCGCCAACACCTTCACCGACGAGCCGGTGACCGACGAGCAGGTCCAGGCGATCTACGACCTGGTGAAGTTCGGCCCGACCGCCTTCAACCAGTCGCCGCTGCGCGTCGTCCTGGTCCGCTCCGCCGAGGGCCGCGAGCGCCTGGTGCAGCACATGGCGGAGGGCAACCGCCCGAAGACCGCCACGGCCCCGCTGGTCGCGATCCTGGCCGCCGACAACGAGTTCCACGAGGAGCTTCCGGCGCTGCTGCCGCACTTCCCGCAGGCCAAGGACCTGTTCTTCACCGAGCGCCCGGTCCGTGAGTCGGCCGCCGGTCTCAACGCCGCGCTCCAGGCCGCGTACTTCATCATCGGCGTCCGCGCCGCCGGTCTGGCCGCCGGCCCGATGACCGGCTACGACGCCGCGGGCATCCAGAAGGAGTTCCTGGACGCCGACCACACCCCGCTGATGGTCGTCAACATCGGCAAGCCGGGCGAGGACGCCTGGTTCCCGCGCAGCCCGCGCCTCTCCTTCGACGAGGTCGTCACGACCGTCTGA
- a CDS encoding LuxR C-terminal-related transcriptional regulator translates to MKDDHSPSPLCDCRESPSDRPIPEQPCEAALATYRRALTQGSIPVAAAPPCLLALHLLVAGQDAPGHLVPVPPETASFAALAPIEEAIVEQRRTLRSARATLAAFEGLYAEVHRPERPALTRLSGRAVISKALDAGVSGCRAEVRTAHPGGGRPAHVLAESLPRDLNNLRRGIRQRTLYQHTVRSDRTTLAYIEQVTAEGAEIRTLPQVVDRFIVFDRDLAFIPFSDEPHTALRVRHPSLVRFLVRHFDEAWSRAVPVRPERAPLRTPVVTSGLQRAILQAVVNGETDAAIARRIGMSRRSVAEHMRKVSEQLGSNSRAQLGYLVATSGLLDD, encoded by the coding sequence GTGAAGGACGATCATTCCCCCTCACCGCTATGTGATTGCCGTGAATCACCCTCGGACCGGCCGATACCGGAACAACCCTGCGAGGCGGCGCTCGCGACCTATCGCCGTGCGCTGACCCAGGGCAGCATCCCGGTCGCCGCCGCACCCCCCTGCCTGCTCGCCCTCCATCTGCTGGTCGCCGGACAGGACGCACCCGGCCACCTCGTCCCCGTACCGCCGGAGACCGCCTCGTTCGCCGCGCTCGCCCCGATCGAGGAGGCGATCGTCGAGCAGCGCCGCACCCTGCGCTCCGCGCGCGCCACCCTCGCCGCCTTCGAGGGCCTCTACGCCGAGGTCCACCGCCCCGAACGCCCCGCCCTCACCCGGCTCTCCGGCAGGGCCGTCATCAGCAAGGCCCTGGACGCCGGGGTCAGCGGCTGCCGCGCCGAGGTCCGCACCGCCCACCCCGGCGGCGGGCGCCCCGCCCACGTCCTGGCGGAGTCGTTGCCGCGCGACCTGAACAACCTGCGGCGCGGCATCCGGCAGCGCACCCTCTACCAGCACACCGTCCGCTCCGACCGCACCACGCTCGCCTACATCGAGCAGGTCACCGCCGAGGGGGCCGAGATCAGGACGCTGCCCCAGGTCGTGGACCGGTTCATCGTCTTCGACCGGGACCTCGCCTTCATCCCGTTCTCCGACGAACCGCACACCGCGCTGCGCGTCCGGCACCCGTCGCTGGTCCGCTTCCTGGTCCGGCACTTCGACGAGGCGTGGTCCCGCGCCGTACCCGTACGCCCCGAACGGGCGCCGCTGCGCACCCCCGTCGTCACCTCCGGCCTCCAGCGCGCGATCCTCCAGGCCGTCGTCAACGGTGAGACGGACGCCGCCATCGCCCGCCGGATCGGCATGAGCCGCCGCAGCGTCGCCGAGCACATGCGCAAGGTCTCCGAGCAGCTCGGCAGCAACAGCCGGGCCCAACTCGGCTACCTGGTCGCGACATCGGGCCTGCTGGACGACTGA
- a CDS encoding WhiB family transcriptional regulator, whose protein sequence is MLQPPHQPLQVAAVPAQRTPAREDDAGPWHSEAACRRDEAGLFFAPSKEPTAARLAREEAAKRVCGGCPVMIECREHALMQPEPYGVWGGLTAAERRVLLARRRRRDIELTATTRAGRIAAAG, encoded by the coding sequence GTGCTGCAACCGCCGCATCAGCCTCTGCAGGTCGCCGCCGTTCCGGCCCAGCGGACCCCCGCTCGGGAGGACGATGCGGGCCCCTGGCATTCCGAGGCGGCCTGCCGCCGCGACGAGGCGGGACTCTTCTTCGCCCCCTCCAAGGAGCCGACCGCCGCGCGGCTGGCCCGCGAGGAGGCTGCCAAGCGGGTGTGCGGCGGATGCCCGGTCATGATCGAGTGCCGGGAGCACGCGCTGATGCAGCCGGAGCCGTACGGGGTGTGGGGCGGGCTCACCGCCGCCGAGCGCCGGGTGCTGCTCGCGCGGCGGCGACGGCGGGACATCGAGCTCACCGCCACGACGAGGGCCGGACGCATAGCCGCGGCAGGCTGA
- a CDS encoding DUF4245 domain-containing protein has translation MFLSTLVIAACAGVIYLFIPKDEHADPIKAVDFTVELATVRTAAPYPVAAPEGLPEQWKATSVRYDEAEGEAWHLGFLDADRKYVAVEQSTAAPRRYVPEVSQKAKDTGRTETVAGKEWQVWEGGKYNALVLPGEGHTTVVTGSAPKESLVEMAAALKTAPPAAPAS, from the coding sequence ATGTTCCTGTCGACTTTGGTGATCGCCGCCTGCGCGGGGGTCATCTACCTCTTCATCCCCAAGGACGAGCACGCCGACCCGATCAAGGCGGTCGACTTCACCGTGGAGCTGGCGACGGTACGGACCGCCGCCCCCTATCCGGTGGCCGCGCCGGAGGGTCTGCCGGAGCAGTGGAAGGCGACCTCCGTCCGCTACGACGAGGCCGAGGGCGAGGCCTGGCACCTGGGCTTCCTCGACGCGGACCGCAAGTACGTCGCGGTCGAGCAGTCCACCGCCGCCCCCCGCCGGTACGTCCCCGAGGTCAGCCAGAAGGCGAAGGACACCGGCCGGACCGAGACCGTGGCGGGCAAGGAGTGGCAGGTCTGGGAGGGCGGCAAGTACAACGCCCTCGTCCTGCCCGGCGAGGGCCACACCACGGTCGTCACCGGATCGGCGCCGAAGGAGAGCCTGGTCGAGATGGCCGCGGCGCTGAAGACGGCGCCGCCCGCCGCACCGGCCTCCTGA
- a CDS encoding DUF1707 domain-containing protein, protein MDLEKQPQQPLGPAAQPPADVLNGDGIRASDGDRDRIADILREALAEGRLTADEHAERVDLVYRAKTVGELQPLVRDLPASSGSTARGQGPRPYSYGPEAPEGPADNLVAVFSSSVRKGRWRVGGRTNAFALFGSVEIDLTEALFGQRFTVINATSIFGSVEVRVPENISLRGSGTGVFGAFEVKSLESADPEAPVVVVNGYAVFGSVDAKPKRGKFVADLQRRLRKHLGD, encoded by the coding sequence GTGGACCTAGAGAAGCAGCCCCAGCAGCCCCTCGGGCCGGCCGCCCAGCCACCCGCCGACGTCCTGAACGGGGACGGCATCCGCGCCTCCGACGGCGACCGCGACCGGATCGCGGACATCCTGCGGGAAGCGTTGGCCGAGGGCCGTCTGACGGCCGACGAGCACGCCGAGCGGGTGGACCTGGTCTACCGGGCCAAGACCGTCGGTGAGCTCCAGCCGCTGGTCCGGGACCTCCCCGCGTCCTCCGGGTCCACCGCCCGCGGCCAGGGCCCGCGGCCCTACAGCTACGGGCCCGAGGCTCCCGAGGGGCCGGCGGACAATCTCGTCGCGGTCTTCAGCAGCTCCGTCCGCAAGGGGCGTTGGCGGGTCGGCGGCCGGACGAACGCCTTCGCGCTCTTCGGCAGCGTGGAGATCGATCTGACCGAAGCGCTTTTCGGCCAACGCTTCACCGTCATCAATGCGACGTCCATCTTCGGCAGCGTCGAGGTGCGCGTGCCGGAGAACATCTCCCTGCGGGGCAGCGGCACCGGTGTCTTCGGCGCTTTCGAGGTGAAGTCGCTCGAATCCGCGGACCCGGAAGCCCCGGTCGTCGTCGTGAACGGCTATGCCGTGTTCGGGAGTGTGGACGCGAAGCCGAAGCGGGGCAAGTTCGTCGCGGATCTCCAGAGGCGGCTGCGTAAACACCTGGGCGATTGA
- the glpX gene encoding class II fructose-bisphosphatase, with protein sequence MSEHHLPSPLEVSPEAPDRNLALELVRVTEAAAMAAGRWVGRGDKIGADGAAVKAMRTLVSTVSMNGVVVIGEGEKDEAPMLFNGERVGDGTGAEVDIAVDPIDGTTLNAKGMPNAIAVLAAADRGAMFDPSAVFYMDKLVTGPEAADFVDINAPVAVNIRRVARAKNSAPEDVTVVILDRPRHEGIVKEIRETGARIKFISDGDVAGSIMAAREGTGVDLLMGIGGTPEGIISACAIKCLGGVIQGKLWPKDEAERQKALEAGHDLDRVLSTDDLVSGDNVFFVATGITDGELMRGVRYRAETATTESIVMRSKSGTIRSISSTHRLSKLRAYSAIDFDRAK encoded by the coding sequence ATGTCCGAGCATCATCTGCCGTCCCCTCTGGAGGTCTCCCCGGAGGCCCCCGACCGCAACCTGGCCCTGGAGTTGGTCCGGGTCACCGAGGCCGCCGCGATGGCGGCCGGGCGCTGGGTGGGCCGCGGCGACAAGATCGGCGCCGACGGCGCCGCCGTGAAGGCCATGCGAACCCTCGTCTCGACCGTCTCGATGAACGGCGTCGTCGTCATCGGTGAGGGCGAGAAGGACGAGGCCCCCATGCTGTTCAACGGCGAGCGGGTCGGCGACGGCACCGGCGCCGAGGTCGACATCGCGGTCGACCCGATCGACGGGACCACGCTCAACGCCAAGGGCATGCCGAACGCCATCGCCGTACTCGCGGCGGCCGACCGCGGCGCGATGTTCGACCCGTCGGCGGTCTTCTACATGGACAAGCTGGTCACGGGTCCCGAAGCGGCGGACTTCGTCGACATCAACGCCCCGGTGGCGGTGAACATCCGGCGGGTCGCGCGCGCGAAGAACTCCGCCCCCGAGGACGTCACCGTCGTCATCCTCGACCGGCCCCGGCACGAGGGCATCGTCAAGGAGATCCGGGAGACCGGCGCACGGATCAAGTTCATCTCGGACGGCGATGTCGCGGGCTCGATCATGGCGGCCCGCGAGGGCACCGGCGTCGACCTGCTGATGGGCATCGGCGGAACGCCCGAGGGCATCATCTCGGCGTGCGCCATAAAGTGCCTCGGCGGCGTCATCCAGGGCAAGCTCTGGCCCAAGGACGAGGCGGAGCGGCAGAAGGCGCTGGAGGCGGGCCACGACCTGGACCGGGTGCTGTCCACCGACGACCTGGTCAGTGGCGACAACGTGTTCTTCGTGGCGACCGGGATCACCGACGGCGAGCTGATGCGCGGTGTGCGGTACCGCGCGGAGACGGCGACCACCGAGTCCATCGTGATGCGGTCCAAGTCCGGCACGATCCGGTCCATCTCCTCGACCCACCGGCTGTCGAAGCTGCGCGCCTACAGCGCCATCGACTTCGACCGGGCGAAGTAG